DNA from Scheffersomyces stipitis CBS 6054 chromosome 1, whole genome shotgun sequence:
AACGCTTCACAGAGTCAATAGAGTTGGCAAATACTAATGTGGATCCCTTATACATGAGCAAGAAGTAGTATAAGTAAAGATCTCTTTCAGTTGGTCCACATTCAACTAAAGCTTCTGTGATATTACCTGACACGATTTCCTTAGGGTTAGCATCTACAAGAGCCGGTCTGGTATCTTTGAATTTTAATTTATCGTTAAGcaaattcaagatttcgTCGTTACCGATTAACGAACTTCCTTCAGAATTCCTCTTGTGCgatttctggttcttgTCGAGCTTGCCGAAAAGGTCTCTGGAGAAGGTAGCACTGAAAACCAACGTCTGCCATTTCCATGGAAAAGTCTTATTCTTGGGTCTATTCTTACGGAACAAATCTAAGATAGTCTCAAATTCCTCAAAATGTCCATCCTGTAATAATCTGTCAGCCTCGTCCAATACGATGATATCAGTAGAAGCCAATCTTTTTGTGagatcttcatctttctGGAGCAATTCTAAGATACGACCAGGAGTGGCTACTATAATACCAGGTCCATGGGATAATAATCTTTCTTGCTTCTGAATGGACAAACCACCAGTGATACTTACAATACCATTAGTAGATAGAGGAGAGTATTTGGCAAGAGAATTAAGATGACTAACAACCTGATGGGCTAATTCTCTGGTGGGAGCGAAGATTATACCAGTGGGATGGTTgataatcttcttctgtctaTTCTGGTTAATGATAGAGAGGTTGGACAAGtacttttccaagatcGGAATACCGTAGGCTAAAGTCTTACCGGAACCAGTGATAGCCTTTCCTACTAcatcttttccttctgCTGCCAAAGGAATGGTTTTCTTTTGAATTGGAGTGGGTTTATCGAATCCAAGAACTGACAAACCATGCAAAGTGTAAGGAGATaacgagaagttggaatCCTCATTTTGCCAGTGTGGAAGGTTAatgtcttcgtcgtctgGTAAGACAAACTGAGAATGTTGGAAAACATTCTCCgacaattcttcgtcatGTTCAGGTTTGCTTTCTTGAACTGGTTCAACACTTTCGTCGACTTCTCCGATTTCgttgatatcttcatccAAAATATCTTCCACTTCCATGCCATCTTGAATTTCACTGTCATCATCAAAACCAgtgaattcttcttcttcaaattcatcttcattctcttcGTTTattttatcttcttcatgttcttcgtcttcatcttcatcttctccttgCTCTTCATCTGCCTCCAgttcttcgtcttcgtcttgttcttcatcgtcctccaattcttcttgttcttctgtctTACCCTTTTTTACTTTCTTATTGTCCTTCACAATAAATTCAGCTTTTCCATTAACAATCTTCACATCTACACcatcaatttcttccaaaccGTAAAAGCCTTCCCAGTCATCCAAATTGTCGGGAACCTCTAcagtcttccaattcaaaCTTTCTGCCTTCACTACTTTTGATTCGCGGTGCAATTTCTGCTTCAAAGTTGGGGTCTTTCTGGTCTGTTGGCCTTTTTTACTCTTTGAGCCTTTACCCACATTGCTCTTGCCTTTGATTTTCTTATTATTAGGAGCCATTCTTTAGCAAAAAGGTCAGTTAAATCGAgctgcaaaaaaaaattccaTACTATATTAtaaactgaaaaatccatCTCATCTTATATAAATAAATTTTGGCTGGAACTGCATACACAAAATAAATTAATCTATACAGATTAACTTGACTTTTTAGATCTATCAATCATAAAAACATCCAAAACTTGTGTGTGAATATTCTGAAATGGCAGTCAGAAAGAATAAAGGAGGGTTATTGAAACGTCCAAAGACCATTACGGAAAAAAAATTCTCACCAAATAGTCTCAAACCGCAACAGGCGAGAGCTCTCATCAGAAGATATCATGTTCTCCAAAAGAACAAGCATGCTATAATACGAAAACTCCAGGCGACAAAGAGTAGGGTATTGTCTGAAGTTAATATCGAAAATTACAAGGCAATAATCAAAGATGTAAAGAACTTGGAGAaggttttccaagaaagtTTTGACAAATTTGATCTTTCGTcagtcaagaacaattccaCCTTTGTCAAAGTAGACGACTCACTCTCCACAACGcaattggttcaacttttgGCAGAAATAGATAGTGAAATTGCAGCCCGTGGTGGAATCGAAGCCTACCAGAGTGCTTCGACTCAGGGCCAGACTGCAAAAAGAGGAGGAGATTCTTCTAAACGGTTGGTGGAATGGCTTAAGACAGAGGAGTACAAATCTAGATTGAACCAAAATAGTGCTTTAGAGATTGGATGCTTAAGTCCCAACAATCTCATATCGACATGTGGGATATTTGATAGCATTGTTAGAATAGATTTAAACTCCCAGAGTCCTCTTATACTAGAACAGAACTTCATGGAAAGACCATTGCCCAGAAACAactctgaaaaattcaatctTATATCGTGTTCGTTGGTGATAAATTTTGTGCCATCTCCTAAAGAAAGAGGAGACATGCTTCTTCGAATAACCAAGTTCCTCAGAGAGCCTACAAAGGACACCTTAAgttctttgtttcttgttctaCCATTGCCATGTATATCCAACTCTCGGTACTTTGACAACGAGATCCTCCAAAAGATAATGGCAAGTCTTGGATTCAAGCAAGTGTTTTACTACGAGGCAAAAAAGGTAGCCTATTGGCTATTTGACTGGCAGGGGAAAAGGCACCAGAAACTTCAGGTATTTACAAAGAAAGAGGCATATCTGGGTTCCAAGAGAAATAATTTTTGCATTACGCTAGAAGCAAAATAGAGTTAGCATAGAAGAACTACGTACGATTTCAATCTTTTATAACATTAGGTCTATGAAACATTAAGGGAAACTATCTATAACTTTTTTATCGTGAGAATGCTATGCATAAGACATTAGGGATTTAAACATGTTCGTCAACAGGCTTTTCATCAGCAGCGTAACCAGCTTCGGTAGCCATGGCAGCAGTCGATGGTGGAACCCACTTGCTGGATTTCCATGGAACCACGTTGGAAGCGTACAATTCGTCTACGTCTTCCAAGGACAAACCCTTGGtttcaacaacgaagaagtagacgtagaagaaggagaataATAAACATCCACTGAAAACGTAACCGAACTTGAAATGAATGGCACTAACAATGAAtggagtgaaaaatgagatcaagaaaCCGAAAACCCAGTTAGCAGCAGTGGCAATGGCCATAGCCTTGGATCTGATTCTCAATGGGTAACTTTCAGAGATGATGGTGTAGACACCACCGGCCCAAGTGGAGGcaaagaaaacaatgaACAAACAGGTAATGAAGATCAAAGCGTTACCGGATGGTTTATAGgtgttgtcgttgttgtaTTCACCATCCTTGTACAAGTGGAAACTTCCAATGGTAGAGTAAATGATGAAACAAACAAACATACCAGCAGAACCAACTAAcaaacaagatcttctacCAAATCTTTCAATGGCCCAGATACCAATGAAGGTAGCAGCAAAGTTGACAACACCCAAGATAATAGAGGTTTGGAAAGAGTCCTTCAATCCGACAGCTTGGAAAATGGTAGTTCCGTAGTAGAAAAAGTAGTTGACACCAGTCAATTGTTGTAAGGATTGCATGATGATACCCATAACAACTCTTCTGAAAATGGCAGGCTTACCGGTAATCAATTCAGTCCAGGAAGCGGATCCAGCAATAGCCTCTCTGTCAATACCAGCTTGAATCAATTGGATTTCAGTGTAGACACTTGGGTCTTCTGGGGATAATTTGTTGGATCTAGCGACAGACTTCTTGGCATCTTcgattctcttcttttcaaccAAGTATCTTGGAGATTCTGGCATGGCCAACATACCAACAACCAAGAAAATAGCCCAGAGGAAGCACAAGCCTAATGGCACTCTCCACTGTCTAGAGTCGGATAATCTTTTAGTACCGTAGGTGACACAGTAACCAATGAAGATACCCAAAGTAATGCACAATTGGAAACAGTAAACCAAGGTACCTCTTAAGTGCTTTGGAGAACTTTCACCAATGAACAATGGAGACAATACAGAAACGGTACCAACAGCCAAACCAGTAATGGCACGACCAATCATAACTTGGTACCAAGCGTGTTGAGAAGCAATTTGGACGATGATACCAACAACGTAGATAACCATGGAAGCCATAATACCGACTCTTCTACCGTAGACGTCACCAATCTTGGACAAGAAAATACCACCAATAGCACAgccaatattgaagataGACACAAGCAAACCAACTCTGACATTGGACAAGTAGTGAGTGCCGTCAGCTCTGGTTTGACCAAACctttccaagaagtcagACATGTTAACAAATCCAGAAATGGTACCAGTGTCGAAACCAAAGACAAAACCACCAAAAGCAACTaacaaacagaagaaacaaatcaAAAGATATTCAGAAATACCCTTGGACTCCAAGGCTACCAAGGTTGCATCATGGTTTTGGggtacttcttcaatcttatCTTCATCCTTTTCTAAAAAGGAAGCATTTGAAGGTGTTTGAACACCTGAAGGAATATCTTGAGAAGACATTTTAATTAGTTATTTAACTTATGTAGACAAGTATTCAAAAAATCTTTCTTGGGGAGAAATGCTGTTGTATTTATAGAAGTTATAATTTGAGCCTAACAAAAATAAGCTGCTAAAACTGCCTCATTGCATTTCGGAAAAactttttatttttttatGCTGTCTGGTGATGCATGCATAGTAGTGTCCCACACCTCCAGTTTCTCCGAGACCATCCCCCCACTACTATGAATTTGGAGAACTCGTGACTCGGATTACCCTGGAAATTTATTTTGGCTTTATTGTGACATTCAAATGAGAGCATTTCCTGAATGGGATGTGAGTGTTGTCTTCTGTCTTTTGTATTTTTGTCTACTTCGGAGCAACTTTTTAGGGAATTTTTGTTCTGCTTCCCAAATTCGATCACTATACCTTGATCCATATTTGGCAGTTTTCAT
Protein-coding regions in this window:
- the MAK5 gene encoding ATP-dependent RNA helicase (Necessary for maintenance of dsRNA killer plasmids. Is predicted to encode an DEAD-box RNA helicase); this translates as MAPNNKKIKGKSNVGKGSKSKKGQQTRKTPTLKQKLHRESKVVKAESLNWKTVEVPDNLDDWEGFYGLEEIDGVDVKIVNGKAEFIVKDNKKVKKGKTEEQEELEDDEEQDEDEESEADEEQGEDEDEDEEHEEDKINEENEDEFEEEEFTGFDDDSEIQDGMEVEDILDEDINEIGEVDESVEPVQESKPEHDEELSENVFQHSQFVLPDDEDINLPHWQNEDSNFSLSPYTLHGLSVLGFDKPTPIQKKTIPLAAEGKDVVGKAITGSGKTLAYGIPILEKYLSNLSIINQNRQKKIINHPTGIIFAPTRELAHQVVSHLNSLAKYSPLSTNGIVSITGGLSIQKQERLLSHGPGIIVATPGRILELLQKDEDLTKRLASTDIIVLDEADRLLQDGHFEEFETILDLFRKNRPKNKTFPWKWQTLVFSATFSRDLFGKLDKNQKSHKRNSEGSSLIGNDEILNLLNDKLKFKDTRPALVDANPKEIVSGNITEALVECGPTERDLYLYYFLLMYKGSTLVFANSIDSVKRLVPFLNNLNIPAFAIHSSMIQKQRLRALERFQKASEKNDTAVLIASDVAARGLDIPNIDHVAHYHLPRSADVYIHRSGRTARAGKEGVSVMFCSPQEASGPLRKLRRLVANNSTKGGRLNMHNDVKLLPIEMDLVSQLKPRVIIASKLADADISNTSTRKEDSWVKQAAEELGVDDLSDLDDFEDDIIKKQRKRKEGKMITKDEKKGLRYELKELLSKSIRKETRRSYLTSGLQNIAHQMVTGVGHEDVVGHSKVNALDDLKGKKVARSKAGKVTKPSQKKQEKKQKKQERKDTMRKQKEGNRK
- the YBZ1 gene encoding YBZ1-like protein (conserved hypothetical protein similar to YBZ1 in IRA1-MAK5 intergenic region of S. cerevisiae) yields the protein MAVRKNKGGLLKRPKTITEKKFSPNSLKPQQARALIRRYHVLQKNKHAIIRKLQATKSRVLSEVNIENYKAIIKDKVFQESFDKFDLSSVKNNSTFVKVDDSLSTTQLVQLLAEIDSEIAARGGIEAYQSASTQGQTAKRGGDSSKRLVEWLKTEEYKSRLNQNSALEIGCLSPNNLISTCGIFDSIVRIDLNSQSPLILEQNFMERPLPRNNSEKFNLISCSLVINFVPSPKERGDMLLRITKFLREPTKDTLSSLFLVLPLPCISNSRYFDNEILQKIMASLGFKQVFYYEAKKVAYWLFDWQGKRHQKLQVFTKKEAYSGSKRNNFCITLEAK
- the SUT1 gene encoding hexose transporter (hexose transporter similar to HXT3 similar to Candida intermedia GXF1) → MSSQDIPSGVQTPSNASFLEKDEDKIEEVPQNHDATLVALESKGISEYLLICFFCLLVAFGGFVFGFDTGTISGFVNMSDFLERFGQTRADGTHYLSNVRVGLLVSIFNIGCAIGGIFLSKIGDVYGRRVGIMASMVIYVVGIIVQIASQHAWYQVMIGRAITGLAVGTVSVLSPLFIGESSPKHLRGTLVYCFQLCITLGIFIGYCVTYGTKRLSDSRQWRVPLGLCFLWAIFLVVGMLAMPESPRYLVEKKRIEDAKKSVARSNKLSPEDPSVYTEIQLIQAGIDREAIAGSASWTELITGKPAIFRRVVMGIIMQSLQQLTGVNYFFYYGTTIFQAVGLKDSFQTSIILGVVNFAATFIGIWAIERFGRRSCLLVGSAGMFVCFIIYSTIGSFHLYKDGEYNNDNTYKPSGNALIFITCLFIVFFASTWAGGVYTIISESYPLRIRSKAMAIATAANWVFGFLISFFTPFIVSAIHFKFGYVFSGCLLFSFFYVYFFVVETKGLSLEDVDELYASNVVPWKSSKWVPPSTAAMATEAGYAADEKPVDEHV